Proteins from one Cicer arietinum cultivar CDC Frontier isolate Library 1 chromosome 3, Cicar.CDCFrontier_v2.0, whole genome shotgun sequence genomic window:
- the LOC101508525 gene encoding ubiquinone biosynthesis protein COQ4 homolog, mitochondrial-like isoform X2 translates to MPTWERNFRQSWFLWEYYVLSLISRISKLASKDDCCFVSWIHVSAKAVLLERPRVISANVGHAWDLPENTFGAAYARFMGSRNFSPDDRPPVRFMDTDELAYVAMRAREVHDFWHTLFDLPTNLIGESALKVIEFRQMYLPMCMMSVIGGTARFSKKQRKLFYQHYFPWAVRAGTQCTDLMCVYYEQHFHEDLEDVRRKLGIVPVHAP, encoded by the exons ATGCCAACATGGGAAAGGAATTTTAGACAGTCTTGGTTCCTTTGGGAATATTATGTGCTGTCACTAATTAGTCGAATTTCAAAACTCGCATCTAAAGATGACTGTTGCTTCGTTTCTTGGATACATGTATCGGCAAAG GCAGTACTGTTGGAGCGGCCTCGTGTTATATCTGCAAATGTAGGACATGCTTGGGACCTGCCAGAAAATACATTTGGTGCCGCCTATGCTAGATTTATGGGATCCAGGAACTTTTCGCCAGATGATCGACCTCCTGTGCGGTTCATGGATACAGATGAGCTGGCCTATGTTGCCATGCGAGCTCGTGAAGTCCATGATTTCTGGCATACTCTTTTTGACCTTCCTACTAACTTGATTGGGGAGTCGGCACTGAAGGTAATTGAGTTTCGACAGATGTATCTTCCTATGTGCATGATGTCTGTCATAGGGGGCACAGCAAGATTCAGCAAAAAACAGAGAAAATTGTTTTATCAGCACTACTTTCCCTGGGCTGTTCGTGCTGGCACGCAGTGCACTGATCTAATGTGTGTATATTATGAGCAGCATTTTCATGAAGATTTGGAAGATGTTCGCAGAAAACTGGGAATTGTTCCGGTTCATGCTCCTTGA
- the LOC101508525 gene encoding ubiquinone biosynthesis protein COQ4 homolog, mitochondrial-like isoform X1 — MVGGGRIKLKTWQQAAVALGSAVGALLDPRRADLIAALGETTGKPAFERVLQRMKTSPEGRAVLLERPRVISANVGHAWDLPENTFGAAYARFMGSRNFSPDDRPPVRFMDTDELAYVAMRAREVHDFWHTLFDLPTNLIGESALKVIEFRQMYLPMCMMSVIGGTARFSKKQRKLFYQHYFPWAVRAGTQCTDLMCVYYEQHFHEDLEDVRRKLGIVPVHAP; from the exons ATGGTGGGGGGCGGTAGAATCAAGCTGAAAACGTGGCAGCAGGCGGCAGTGGCATTGGGTTCGGCGGTTGGGGCGCTTTTGGATCCTCGAAGAGCTGATTTGATAGCTGCTCTTGGTGAAACAACTGGAAAGCCCGCTTTTGAAAGGGTTCTTCAAAGGATGAAAACTTCCCCTGAAGGGAGG GCAGTACTGTTGGAGCGGCCTCGTGTTATATCTGCAAATGTAGGACATGCTTGGGACCTGCCAGAAAATACATTTGGTGCCGCCTATGCTAGATTTATGGGATCCAGGAACTTTTCGCCAGATGATCGACCTCCTGTGCGGTTCATGGATACAGATGAGCTGGCCTATGTTGCCATGCGAGCTCGTGAAGTCCATGATTTCTGGCATACTCTTTTTGACCTTCCTACTAACTTGATTGGGGAGTCGGCACTGAAGGTAATTGAGTTTCGACAGATGTATCTTCCTATGTGCATGATGTCTGTCATAGGGGGCACAGCAAGATTCAGCAAAAAACAGAGAAAATTGTTTTATCAGCACTACTTTCCCTGGGCTGTTCGTGCTGGCACGCAGTGCACTGATCTAATGTGTGTATATTATGAGCAGCATTTTCATGAAGATTTGGAAGATGTTCGCAGAAAACTGGGAATTGTTCCGGTTCATGCTCCTTGA